CCCATTCTCCTGGCACTATTATCCCATCAATGTTCTTCACTGTGATTATGATGCCAAGGAAAAACAGATTCAGTCTGTGATGGACTGTATTGACGGAAAAGTGGCTTACGATGATTTAAGCGGCGATGGAAAGACATGGTACAACGGATATACCGCAGTTCAGAAAGACGGCTTCAGAAAGACTGTAGAGAAAAATATTTCTACTGCGAATGGCTGGGGATGGGCCAATGGTGCCTGGACCGTACAGAGT
This Anaerotignum faecicola DNA region includes the following protein-coding sequences:
- a CDS encoding ABC transporter substrate-binding protein, producing the protein PFSWHYYPINVLHCDYDAKEKQIQSVMDCIDGKVAYDDLSGDGKTWYNGYTAVQKDGFRKTVEKNISTANGWGWANGAWTVQSQADKLNLQYAASYADSPSMESLWATLETQEDEFYLQVLTGNTTIDEFDK